The following nucleotide sequence is from Opitutales bacterium.
GAGCTGGCTCCTATTGGGAGTCTCCACAAGGCTGGTGTTGTTGCTGTGACTGATGACGGCAAGTGTGTTCAGGACAATGAATTGATGCGGGCCATTCTTGAGTATTCGAAGATGTTTGGTCTCGTAGTTATGGATCATTGCCAAGATGACTCACTGACTCGAAAGGCTGTAATGAATGAGGGCGCCATGTCCCTCAAGCTCGGGCTTGAGGGCTGGCCGAGAGAAGCTGAGGACATCATTGTGGCACGTAATGCTATTTTGTCGCGAAAGACAGGTGCCCATGTCCATTGCCAGCACATCTCTAGTGCTGGGGCAGTTGATATCATTCGCAAAGCGCGGGCAGACGGAGTCAACATAACCGGTGAGGCATCTCCGCACCATATCGCACTGACGGACGAAGGCTTAGCATCCTACAATACTCTTTTTAAAATGAACCCACCCCTGCGCACCGAGCGCGATCGTGTGGCATTGATTGAAGGCCTGGTGGATGGCACCCTTTCTTGTATTGCTACGGATCATGCTCCGCATACAGACTATGAAAAAGAGGTGGAGTTTGATCAGGCGCCTTTCGGCATTATTGGTCTTGAAACGTCCTTTGCGATTTCCCATCAAATACTGGTTGAGGCGGGGCACATGGACCTGTCGACATTGATCGGTTTGATGACCTACAAGGGTGCCGAGCTTATCGGACTCAATAAGGGCACATTGTCCCCCGGGGCGGATGCGGATATCTGCATCCTCGATCCTGACGAGACTTGGGTTGTAAATCGCGACAACCTCAAGGGAAAGTCTACCAATACTCCATGGTGGCAGACTGAAGTAAAGGGGCGTGCACGTCGGACAATCGTTGGAGGCAAGCTGGTCTTCGACGATGGATTCTTTGTTTGATCGTTCGCAATTATGGCAGAGGAAGAGGTCCCGGTCGCAGTGCTTATCTGGCTTGGCTGTATATTCGTTGCCAGCGTCGTGGCGTGGTCAGGCAAGCGGGATTGGTTAGAGCCGCGCTCTTCGCCGCCTGCGATGGAAATGAAGATGCTGGATTATATGATCTTCATTTGGGTCCTCTTCATGACGTTTTTTGTGATCCAGTCG
It contains:
- a CDS encoding dihydroorotase; protein product: MPQTLIIENGRVIDPKNKRDAVGTIYVKDGVIVPGLSKEEQLQAEPIDASGLVVAPGLVDVHVHFREPGQTHKEDISTGSRAAAAGGFTTVVCMPNTVPVCDRPGTIEQIKDSVARNAIVNVLPTGCITKGMEGEELAPIGSLHKAGVVAVTDDGKCVQDNELMRAILEYSKMFGLVVMDHCQDDSLTRKAVMNEGAMSLKLGLEGWPREAEDIIVARNAILSRKTGAHVHCQHISSAGAVDIIRKARADGVNITGEASPHHIALTDEGLASYNTLFKMNPPLRTERDRVALIEGLVDGTLSCIATDHAPHTDYEKEVEFDQAPFGIIGLETSFAISHQILVEAGHMDLSTLIGLMTYKGAELIGLNKGTLSPGADADICILDPDETWVVNRDNLKGKSTNTPWWQTEVKGRARRTIVGGKLVFDDGFFV